A region from the uncultured Draconibacterium sp. genome encodes:
- a CDS encoding bifunctional 4-hydroxy-2-oxoglutarate aldolase/2-dehydro-3-deoxy-phosphogluconate aldolase — protein MARISRIEVAQTMKASGMVPVFYHQDIEVCKAVVKACYDGGVRLFEFTNRGDFATLVFAELNKWTIENCPEMIMGVGSIVDEATAAMYIALGTNFVVAPLIDEATAKVCNKRKIAWSPGCGSVTEIGKAHELGAEVVKIFPGSQVGGPSFVKAVKGPMPYASIMPTGGVSPTEDNLKQWFDAGVTCVGMGSQLFPKVVLAEKNYQYITDKCAEALAIIEKLK, from the coding sequence ATGGCAAGAATTTCAAGAATAGAAGTAGCACAAACAATGAAAGCAAGCGGTATGGTGCCGGTGTTTTATCATCAGGATATTGAAGTATGTAAAGCAGTGGTAAAAGCCTGTTACGATGGTGGCGTTCGGTTATTCGAATTTACCAACCGTGGCGATTTTGCTACACTTGTATTTGCAGAACTCAACAAATGGACCATCGAAAACTGCCCCGAAATGATTATGGGCGTAGGCTCGATTGTTGACGAAGCAACAGCAGCCATGTACATTGCTTTGGGAACCAACTTTGTGGTAGCTCCGTTAATCGACGAGGCAACGGCAAAAGTGTGTAATAAGCGCAAAATTGCGTGGAGTCCGGGTTGTGGTTCGGTAACCGAAATAGGCAAAGCACACGAATTGGGAGCTGAGGTAGTAAAAATATTCCCGGGCTCGCAAGTGGGCGGACCAAGCTTTGTAAAAGCCGTTAAAGGCCCAATGCCTTACGCCAGCATAATGCCAACAGGAGGCGTTTCGCCAACCGAAGATAACCTGAAACAATGGTTTGATGCGGGAGTAACCTGTGTGGGCATGGGAAGCCAATTGTTTCCGAAAGTTGTTTTGGCCGAGAAAAATTACCAGTACATTACCGATAAATGTGCCGAAGCATTGGCAATAATCGAAAAGCTGAAATAG
- a CDS encoding chondroitinase-B domain-containing protein — translation MLFKNLFPIILALILFSCTTQPSGNLISVKNKTELTEAINKAQPGDEIVLANGIWTDINLELTSGGTKEKPVVLRAKTPGEVFIEGQSSIKFGADYIVLSGLYFRNGYTPNNAIIEFRLKGKVANNCTFTHCVIDNFNQPQRDRADHWVEFWGRHNELSNCNIIGKSNSGPTIRVLLKGNESIKNYHQILNNHFGPRPRKGGPHGETLQIGDSGTSMSPSNTLVANNLFDRCNGEVEVISSKTNYNEFRNNVFYKCEGSLVTRHGNYCLIDGNYFIGDDNSENIGGIRLVNTGHWVVNNYFFNLKGNNFRGPLAVMNGIPKSPLNRYNQVTDVVVAYNTWVNCKSPWHFSVGANLSQAAVLPPSEIRSARPVRTVVANNIVYNSESTAAPIVAYDKIDGVLFKSNVINSKELAYEQQNTFDFCDFNMSEVAEFIYSPSTSICEVENYNGFDFATIKTDILGNSRTENNRVGAMCDVPFENPEILENSKYGAAWFKDEQVEKNPQVLKVAAKTGELEQKIKEAKCGDIIELAAGEYVLEKSVDIDKSLTIKAADSNAETKIIYRGEENTPLFQLNPKGNLLLKNVALEGNGNNFAFASLPQNMSSLYNLKVQNCQVEKFNYVLKAYKESFSDSISFVGCEISDCQNGIELSEETDDKGNYNVEFLTIDNCSFNNIKANTIDYYRGGYDESTIGGNLLITNSTFTRCGANEENGILLNTRGIINVNISNNTFRNNPVKLVALLWGAKNNTHADNEIRNSGKIVVEENLKLRLMY, via the coding sequence ATGCTATTCAAAAACCTTTTCCCAATAATTTTAGCCCTAATCCTGTTTTCATGCACAACACAACCTTCGGGTAATCTTATTTCAGTAAAAAACAAGACTGAACTTACCGAGGCCATAAATAAGGCGCAGCCGGGAGATGAAATTGTTCTGGCAAATGGTATATGGACGGATATCAATCTTGAACTGACAAGTGGAGGAACAAAGGAAAAACCAGTTGTTTTAAGGGCTAAAACACCCGGAGAAGTTTTTATTGAAGGACAATCATCGATAAAATTTGGCGCCGATTATATTGTGCTTAGCGGTTTGTATTTCAGAAATGGATACACGCCAAACAACGCAATTATTGAGTTTCGCTTAAAAGGAAAAGTAGCCAATAACTGTACTTTTACCCATTGCGTAATTGATAATTTTAATCAACCGCAACGCGACAGAGCCGACCATTGGGTAGAATTTTGGGGAAGGCATAACGAGCTGAGCAACTGTAATATTATAGGCAAATCAAACTCGGGGCCAACCATTCGTGTGCTATTAAAAGGAAATGAAAGCATAAAAAATTATCATCAAATTCTCAATAATCATTTTGGCCCTCGCCCGCGAAAAGGTGGTCCACATGGCGAGACTTTACAAATTGGAGACAGCGGAACTTCCATGTCGCCCAGCAATACTTTAGTGGCAAACAACCTGTTCGACCGTTGTAATGGCGAGGTTGAAGTAATTTCGAGCAAAACCAACTACAACGAATTTCGTAACAATGTGTTTTACAAATGCGAGGGCTCGCTGGTAACGCGCCACGGAAATTATTGCTTGATTGACGGAAACTATTTTATTGGCGACGATAACTCAGAAAATATTGGTGGAATTCGCCTGGTAAATACCGGACATTGGGTGGTAAACAATTATTTTTTCAACTTAAAAGGTAATAATTTCAGGGGGCCGCTGGCTGTAATGAACGGTATCCCGAAATCGCCGCTAAACCGTTACAACCAGGTAACCGATGTGGTAGTTGCCTACAACACCTGGGTAAATTGTAAATCGCCATGGCATTTTAGCGTTGGAGCAAACCTTAGCCAGGCGGCAGTGCTTCCGCCATCCGAAATCCGCTCGGCACGCCCCGTGCGAACCGTAGTGGCAAATAATATTGTTTACAATTCAGAAAGTACTGCCGCGCCTATTGTTGCTTATGATAAAATTGATGGGGTACTTTTTAAAAGTAATGTAATTAACAGCAAAGAGTTGGCCTACGAACAACAAAATACCTTCGATTTTTGCGATTTTAACATGAGCGAAGTTGCTGAGTTTATTTATTCGCCATCAACAAGTATCTGCGAAGTTGAAAATTATAATGGCTTTGATTTTGCAACAATAAAAACCGATATTCTGGGCAACTCCCGCACTGAGAATAACCGTGTTGGAGCCATGTGCGACGTGCCGTTTGAAAATCCTGAAATATTGGAAAACTCAAAATACGGAGCCGCTTGGTTTAAGGATGAACAAGTAGAAAAGAATCCTCAGGTATTGAAGGTAGCTGCAAAAACAGGAGAGCTTGAGCAAAAAATTAAAGAAGCAAAATGTGGCGATATTATTGAGTTGGCGGCCGGAGAATATGTGCTGGAAAAATCGGTGGATATCGACAAAAGCTTAACCATAAAAGCTGCCGATTCAAATGCTGAAACCAAAATAATTTACAGGGGCGAAGAAAATACCCCGCTGTTTCAACTGAATCCCAAAGGGAATTTGCTGCTAAAAAACGTGGCTCTCGAAGGCAACGGCAATAATTTTGCATTCGCCTCTTTGCCTCAAAATATGTCGTCGTTGTACAATTTAAAAGTGCAAAATTGCCAGGTTGAAAAGTTTAACTATGTGCTTAAAGCTTATAAAGAATCGTTCTCTGATAGTATTTCGTTTGTTGGATGCGAGATTTCTGATTGCCAAAACGGCATTGAACTTTCGGAAGAAACCGACGATAAAGGAAATTATAATGTGGAATTTCTGACCATCGATAACTGTTCTTTTAACAATATTAAAGCCAATACTATTGACTACTACCGTGGCGGATACGACGAGTCGACAATTGGCGGTAACCTGCTGATTACAAACAGCACTTTTACCCGCTGTGGCGCCAACGAAGAAAATGGTATTTTACTAAATACCCGTGGAATTATTAATGTAAATATCTCGAATAATACTTTCAGAAATAACCCGGTTAAACTGGTGGCGCTGTTGTGGGGAGCCAAAAACAATACCCATGCCGATAATGAAATCAGGAATTCGGGAAAAATTGTAGTTGAAGAGAACCTGAAATTACGCTTGATGTATTAA
- a CDS encoding polysaccharide lyase family 7 protein, with amino-acid sequence MSAKNLRLILQIISLFVAALFFYSCSNSAKKQETQQTIYANEVIPFFEHWNLILGDGSNAGEAVNLEHKDYFYTANDGKNNWVVFKSPNAGDTHGTSNNTRTELAQKKKWYPATANDKLTATLKVMNVSATGDARVAASYAVVVGQIHSADGHENEPLKIFYKKFPGHTKGSVFWHYEINTAGDDNSGRWDYSSAVWGYDFSVVGPEENTYPEEPADGIALGEEFGYEIEVKDSVMYLTFTSEGHETRTFTKNLVQSEYTTIADIPEQTQQLFVPIGQDGVERENAYADEGCFFKLGCYNQTNGLSSEVNKNWCSGAETFNGDIQKQYETGNYAEVWFKTASIVISEAAVSNQGYFTKND; translated from the coding sequence ATGAGCGCTAAAAACTTAAGATTAATTCTACAAATCATTTCATTGTTTGTTGCAGCATTGTTTTTTTATAGCTGTTCCAATTCAGCTAAAAAACAAGAAACTCAGCAAACCATTTATGCCAATGAAGTTATTCCGTTTTTTGAACATTGGAACCTGATTTTAGGTGATGGCTCAAATGCCGGAGAAGCCGTGAATCTGGAACACAAAGATTATTTTTATACAGCAAATGACGGAAAAAACAACTGGGTGGTGTTTAAATCTCCCAATGCCGGCGATACGCATGGAACCTCTAACAATACCAGAACAGAATTGGCTCAAAAGAAAAAATGGTACCCGGCAACTGCCAATGATAAATTAACAGCTACTCTAAAAGTTATGAATGTGTCGGCTACCGGCGATGCCCGGGTAGCAGCATCTTATGCAGTGGTTGTGGGGCAAATTCATAGTGCCGACGGGCACGAAAACGAACCTTTAAAAATATTCTACAAAAAATTCCCCGGCCATACCAAAGGTTCAGTATTCTGGCACTACGAGATTAATACTGCCGGCGACGACAATTCCGGCAGATGGGATTATTCTTCAGCCGTTTGGGGCTACGACTTTTCGGTGGTTGGCCCCGAAGAAAATACTTACCCCGAAGAACCTGCTGACGGAATTGCCCTGGGTGAGGAGTTTGGTTATGAAATTGAAGTGAAGGATAGTGTAATGTATTTAACTTTTACCAGCGAAGGACACGAAACCCGCACCTTCACCAAAAACCTGGTACAATCGGAATACACAACAATTGCTGATATTCCGGAGCAAACACAACAGCTTTTTGTGCCAATTGGGCAGGATGGTGTGGAGCGCGAAAATGCCTATGCCGATGAGGGGTGCTTCTTTAAGCTGGGCTGTTACAATCAAACCAATGGTTTGTCGTCCGAGGTGAATAAAAACTGGTGCTCGGGTGCCGAAACTTTTAATGGCGATATTCAAAAACAATACGAAACCGGCAATTATGCCGAAGTTTGGTTTAAAACTGCAAGTATTGTCATTAGCGAGGCTGCCGTTTCAAATCAGGGGTATTTCACAAAAAACGATTAA
- a CDS encoding glucose 1-dehydrogenase, which yields MNKLIGKNAFITGTSQGIGAAISKLLIEEGCNVCMHYFSSNEEPMRLKKIAEDNGQKAICLQADLTNEQEAKKCISEAVEAMGTFDVLINNSGSLVKRSFVGDIEMDYWQKLIDINLTTMMLVTREIIPHLNNEEGSSIVNVASLAGRVGGHPGSLVYSMCKGAVLTWSRALAKEVAPQGIRVNSVAPGFIQGTAFHATHTTEESAKKTIEGIPLQRSGNPDDVARAVAFLASEYDGFITGETLDINGGVYSA from the coding sequence ATGAATAAACTTATAGGCAAAAATGCCTTTATAACCGGCACTTCGCAGGGAATTGGGGCAGCAATATCAAAACTTTTGATTGAAGAAGGATGCAATGTTTGCATGCATTATTTCAGTTCGAACGAGGAGCCTATGCGCCTTAAAAAAATAGCTGAAGACAATGGTCAGAAGGCCATTTGTCTGCAAGCCGATTTAACCAACGAGCAAGAAGCTAAAAAGTGTATAAGTGAGGCAGTAGAGGCAATGGGAACTTTTGATGTTCTTATCAATAACTCGGGTTCGCTGGTAAAACGCAGCTTTGTTGGTGATATTGAAATGGATTACTGGCAAAAGTTGATTGACATTAACCTGACTACGATGATGTTGGTAACACGCGAAATAATCCCTCACCTTAATAATGAGGAAGGTTCGAGCATTGTAAATGTTGCCTCGTTGGCAGGCCGTGTTGGAGGGCATCCGGGGTCGCTGGTGTATTCCATGTGTAAAGGTGCTGTGCTAACCTGGAGCCGTGCCTTAGCCAAAGAAGTTGCGCCGCAGGGAATCCGGGTAAATTCTGTTGCTCCCGGATTTATCCAGGGAACTGCTTTTCATGCAACCCATACAACCGAAGAATCTGCAAAGAAAACAATCGAAGGCATTCCGTTGCAACGCTCAGGCAATCCCGATGATGTGGCGCGTGCTGTAGCTTTCCTTGCTTCGGAGTATGATGGATTTATTACCGGCGAGACACTGGATATTAATGGCGGAGTTTATTCGGCTTAA
- a CDS encoding FAD-dependent oxidoreductase, translated as MNTKDLQNNISRRRFLGTAAAGTGAIMLGASALSGWAKNLTKLGTTDLLKREYETDVLVIGGGMAGLFAAVKAHDSGANVVLVSKGRLGSSGQTPFAKGIFAYDATQEEMSIDEFTAQVSASAIGSNNPVYTRQVAAHSLARVKELREWGFFESPLYNKSFTNPIKKRNIPLIERVTITHLIKENGQIVGAAGFSADEQKVHCFKAKSVILCTGAGGFKPNGFPICDLTHDGTIMAYEIGALVTGKEWNDGHGGSAINPAACYDGWHGMFDRKCGTTGIGIRHDLGVDMNYQAYVSGGGKVSMGPGAGNTTVKGGPQKPEGFDRQRRPDGPPEDGDNKNRPDGPPPGGKNRKDGGPDGDGGAPPGMGGNMVGGSSAGMSIHKSEGLVPINDKCESTIPGLYAAGDALGSYMAGAIYTQIGSSLAGSAVQGAIAGEAAAAYSKQIESPIFSEARQQQVREEILAPLKREAGYSPAWVTQTLQGIMIPNFVLYIKKENMLRAALAYVEELRDTHIPHLRAADMHELRLAHETRNMIISAEMKLKASIMRTESRCSHYRLDYPKIDHENWQAWINIYKGDDGNMQFEKQAFGTWPDGSAINA; from the coding sequence ATGAATACTAAAGATTTACAAAACAATATCTCGCGCCGCAGGTTTTTAGGAACTGCAGCAGCCGGAACAGGAGCAATAATGTTAGGAGCCTCAGCACTTTCGGGCTGGGCCAAAAATTTAACAAAACTGGGAACTACCGATTTATTAAAGCGCGAATACGAAACCGATGTGTTGGTAATTGGTGGAGGAATGGCTGGACTTTTTGCAGCTGTGAAAGCGCACGATTCCGGCGCAAATGTGGTGCTGGTATCAAAAGGCAGGTTGGGTTCGTCGGGACAAACACCTTTTGCAAAAGGTATTTTTGCCTACGATGCTACGCAAGAAGAAATGAGTATCGACGAATTTACCGCACAGGTTTCAGCATCAGCCATTGGCTCCAACAATCCGGTTTATACCCGGCAGGTTGCTGCTCACTCGCTGGCAAGGGTTAAAGAGCTTCGTGAGTGGGGATTTTTTGAATCGCCGCTGTACAACAAATCGTTTACCAACCCAATAAAAAAACGCAATATTCCTTTAATCGAGCGGGTTACCATAACCCATTTAATAAAAGAAAATGGACAAATTGTAGGAGCTGCAGGTTTTAGTGCCGATGAACAAAAGGTACATTGTTTTAAAGCAAAAAGTGTGATTTTGTGCACCGGAGCCGGAGGCTTTAAACCCAACGGTTTTCCTATTTGCGACCTTACTCACGACGGAACTATTATGGCCTACGAAATTGGAGCGCTGGTTACCGGAAAAGAATGGAACGATGGGCACGGTGGTTCGGCAATAAATCCAGCTGCCTGTTACGATGGATGGCACGGTATGTTCGACCGAAAATGTGGAACTACCGGGATAGGCATTCGACACGATTTGGGTGTAGACATGAACTACCAGGCTTATGTTAGCGGAGGCGGAAAAGTTTCTATGGGGCCGGGAGCCGGAAATACAACGGTAAAAGGAGGCCCCCAAAAACCCGAAGGATTTGACCGACAAAGAAGGCCTGACGGACCGCCTGAAGATGGAGACAATAAAAACAGGCCCGACGGACCACCTCCGGGAGGAAAAAACCGCAAAGATGGAGGACCTGATGGTGATGGTGGAGCGCCTCCGGGAATGGGTGGAAATATGGTTGGCGGTTCTTCTGCAGGGATGTCTATTCATAAATCGGAAGGGTTGGTTCCGATTAACGACAAATGCGAATCCACTATTCCGGGGCTTTATGCTGCCGGTGATGCCCTGGGCTCGTACATGGCCGGTGCCATTTATACCCAGATTGGTTCGTCGCTGGCTGGTTCAGCCGTTCAGGGAGCCATTGCCGGAGAAGCCGCTGCAGCATATTCAAAACAAATAGAAAGCCCCATATTTTCAGAAGCCAGACAGCAACAGGTTCGGGAAGAAATTCTTGCTCCCTTAAAAAGAGAAGCAGGCTACAGTCCCGCCTGGGTAACCCAAACCTTGCAGGGAATAATGATACCAAACTTTGTTCTCTATATTAAAAAAGAAAACATGTTACGGGCCGCACTTGCTTATGTTGAAGAACTTCGCGATACACATATTCCGCATTTACGTGCTGCCGACATGCATGAACTGCGCCTGGCTCACGAAACCCGCAACATGATAATAAGTGCCGAAATGAAGCTGAAAGCCTCAATAATGCGAACCGAAAGCCGTTGCAGCCACTACCGGCTCGACTATCCGAAAATTGACCACGAAAACTGGCAGGCCTGGATAAATATTTACAAAGGCGATGATGGAAACATGCAATTTGAAAAACAAGCTTTTGGTACCTGGCCCGATGGCAGCGCAATAAACGCCTAA
- a CDS encoding FN3 associated domain-containing protein, protein MENGDPVDTTKNHGINHKKAFMGLTRAFYQLENMKKPCSLWVGVILDGKQFLTTNLVSIDVQSLALNEKPTSVPYKIYYSTGGSQPNTNSKLYNNAFPVEFGTTVKAIVVQNDKVVLNMEETFDKNLGLCWEKNESETVQIINGMRAVDAEFQRATVQSNNNKQYLDFMGREGSVTWYQENDGSTGEFTLRIHYASNDKNSKRPMDLIINDKKVATLLFESTNSWNSNWKEVEIKQYLEAGANYIELRTTGQSAPNILMLVVEEILV, encoded by the coding sequence ATGGAAAATGGCGACCCGGTTGACACAACTAAAAACCACGGCATTAACCATAAAAAAGCGTTTATGGGATTAACCCGCGCTTTTTACCAGTTGGAAAACATGAAAAAACCTTGCTCCTTATGGGTAGGTGTTATTTTGGACGGAAAGCAATTTCTTACTACTAATTTAGTGAGTATTGATGTGCAGTCACTAGCTTTAAACGAAAAACCTACTTCGGTACCATATAAAATTTATTACAGCACTGGTGGTAGTCAGCCAAACACAAACAGTAAGTTGTACAACAATGCATTTCCGGTTGAATTTGGAACTACGGTTAAAGCCATTGTAGTACAAAACGACAAGGTTGTTTTAAATATGGAAGAAACCTTCGATAAAAACCTTGGATTGTGTTGGGAAAAAAACGAGTCAGAAACTGTTCAGATAATTAACGGAATGCGTGCTGTTGATGCCGAGTTTCAAAGGGCAACTGTTCAGTCAAACAACAATAAACAATACCTCGATTTTATGGGCAGAGAGGGCAGTGTTACCTGGTACCAGGAAAACGATGGAAGTACAGGTGAATTCACTTTAAGAATTCACTATGCCAGCAACGATAAGAATTCGAAGCGCCCAATGGACCTCATTATAAATGATAAAAAAGTAGCAACGCTTCTATTCGAATCTACAAACTCGTGGAACTCGAACTGGAAAGAAGTTGAAATTAAGCAATACCTTGAGGCCGGGGCCAATTATATTGAACTGCGTACAACGGGGCAAAGTGCACCAAATATTTTAATGTTGGTGGTAGAAGAGATCTTAGTATAG
- a CDS encoding sulfite exporter TauE/SafE family protein, protein MNELKLIELAALSGAGILAGFINVVAGGGSLLTLPLMIFFGLPPVVANGTNRIGIIAQNIVAVSNFSRKGVFVFPYSLYAGGVAIVGSILGSMLALEMDDQLFNRILSLVMIATGAAIFFNHKKTALISAVPQVKNQALSLFLFFFIGIYGGFIHVGIGFLMILILSRINQLSLKYANSIKVFVALLFSISSIIVFIVNDAINWKVGFALAIGTAFGGYLGSHFTMKKSEKWIKLILILAIGVMAIKLWFIK, encoded by the coding sequence ATGAACGAATTAAAATTAATAGAATTGGCAGCCTTAAGTGGAGCCGGTATACTTGCCGGTTTTATAAATGTTGTGGCGGGTGGCGGCTCGTTATTAACCTTGCCGCTGATGATATTTTTCGGACTGCCTCCGGTGGTTGCCAACGGAACAAACCGTATCGGAATTATTGCCCAGAATATTGTGGCAGTCTCTAATTTTTCGCGAAAAGGCGTTTTTGTTTTTCCGTATAGTTTGTATGCAGGTGGTGTTGCAATTGTTGGCTCGATACTTGGTTCAATGCTGGCGCTCGAAATGGACGACCAGCTCTTTAATCGCATTCTATCGCTTGTAATGATAGCCACAGGAGCGGCCATTTTTTTCAATCACAAAAAAACAGCCTTAATCAGTGCTGTGCCTCAGGTAAAAAACCAGGCGCTTAGTTTGTTCTTGTTTTTCTTTATCGGCATTTATGGTGGTTTTATTCATGTCGGAATTGGTTTTTTAATGATTCTCATTCTTTCGCGCATAAATCAACTGTCCTTAAAATATGCCAATAGTATTAAAGTGTTTGTGGCCTTGTTATTTAGTATTTCTTCAATAATTGTTTTTATCGTAAACGACGCCATAAACTGGAAAGTTGGTTTTGCTTTGGCCATCGGAACTGCTTTTGGCGGCTATCTCGGAAGTCATTTTACGATGAAAAAAAGCGAAAAATGGATAAAACTTATCCTTATTCTGGCTATTGGAGTAATGGCCATTAAATTGTGGTTTATAAAATAA
- a CDS encoding two-component regulator propeller domain-containing protein has protein sequence MSAGLSHNSALCLREDHEGFLWIGTRDGLNKFDGEKFEIFKHQFFDSTSLINNHINCLFETKEKELWIGTANGLCVYSSQTNGPWKMATRLTQLKTTALTIKKRLWD, from the coding sequence ATGTCTGCCGGATTATCACATAATTCGGCACTTTGTTTGCGCGAAGACCACGAGGGATTTTTATGGATAGGAACACGCGATGGCCTGAATAAATTTGACGGTGAAAAATTTGAAATTTTTAAACATCAGTTTTTCGATTCTACAAGTTTAATTAATAACCATATTAACTGCCTTTTTGAAACCAAAGAAAAAGAATTATGGATAGGTACAGCTAATGGTTTGTGTGTATATAGTTCGCAAACTAATGGTCCATGGAAAATGGCGACCCGGTTGACACAACTAAAAACCACGGCATTAACCATAAAAAAGCGTTTATGGGATTAA
- a CDS encoding amidohydrolase family protein — protein sequence MSENIPVFDAHAHILYGINGVKRGAKTSTGNYGKIVWRGEELTFLPPNFYDTRFTAETLLETMNFSGVSKAVLLQNPVIGILNTEIRQAIINYPDRFYGTIQVNPMKKDACAIVKKFASENQNTLKLEISEEWGWSGNYPGFSLKGKEMMKVWDTVANSGLRVIVDTGDIFNNGYQVENISFIAERFPETKILIEHLGFYRTGLDETARARRNEMLALGKDLENVFFGFSSTAAFINDDYPCVKALELLKEAVEIMGAHKILWGSDIPSTFKKYTYRQLIDVVAWHATFLTSAEKQLLLHDNAASFFE from the coding sequence ATGAGTGAAAATATCCCGGTTTTTGATGCACACGCCCACATTCTTTACGGAATAAACGGTGTAAAAAGAGGCGCCAAAACATCAACGGGCAATTACGGGAAAATAGTTTGGCGGGGAGAGGAGTTAACTTTTCTTCCGCCTAATTTTTACGATACACGTTTTACGGCCGAAACACTGCTTGAAACCATGAATTTCTCAGGCGTTTCAAAAGCCGTACTTTTACAAAACCCGGTAATTGGTATTTTAAACACAGAAATTAGACAGGCCATCATTAATTACCCCGACCGGTTTTACGGAACCATACAGGTTAACCCGATGAAAAAAGATGCCTGTGCTATTGTAAAGAAATTTGCATCAGAAAATCAGAATACACTGAAACTTGAAATTAGCGAAGAATGGGGCTGGTCGGGCAATTATCCGGGGTTTTCTCTTAAGGGAAAAGAAATGATGAAAGTTTGGGATACGGTAGCAAACTCAGGCTTACGGGTAATTGTTGATACGGGCGATATTTTTAATAATGGTTACCAGGTTGAAAATATAAGTTTTATTGCCGAACGTTTTCCGGAAACAAAAATATTGATTGAACACCTCGGCTTCTATAGAACAGGCCTTGATGAGACAGCAAGAGCACGACGAAATGAAATGCTCGCCCTGGGGAAAGACCTGGAGAATGTATTTTTTGGATTCTCGTCGACCGCCGCGTTTATTAACGATGATTACCCCTGTGTTAAGGCACTTGAACTTTTAAAAGAAGCTGTTGAAATCATGGGGGCACATAAAATTCTTTGGGGTAGCGATATCCCTTCAACTTTTAAAAAATATACCTACCGTCAACTTATTGACGTGGTAGCATGGCACGCCACTTTTTTAACCTCGGCAGAAAAACAATTGCTCCTCCACGATAATGCCGCATCGTTTTTTGAATAA
- a CDS encoding sugar kinase, translating into MTKMKIKSKSECTYDCISLGEVMLRLDPGEGRIRTTRQFRAWEGGGEYNVSRGLRRCFGKKTAIITALADNEVGALVEDFMLQGGLDTQFIKWVPYDGCGRTVRNGLNFTERGFGIRGAKGVSDRGNTAASQLKPGDIDWEYIFGTLGVRWMHTGGIFAALSETAAETVIEAVKVAKKYGTIVSYDLNYRPSLWKAIGGEKKAQEVNREIAKYVDVMIGNEEDFTACLGLEIEGNEENLKELDLSGYKSMIKTALKEFPNFQVIATTLRTVKTATVNSWGAICYSEGVIHEAEHREDLEIMDRVGGGDSFASGLIYGFLEFNDGAKAVEYGAAHGALAMTTPGDTTMATLSEVEKIIGGGSARVDR; encoded by the coding sequence ATGACTAAAATGAAAATCAAATCAAAATCAGAATGCACTTACGATTGCATCTCGTTGGGTGAAGTAATGTTAAGGCTCGACCCGGGCGAGGGTCGTATAAGAACAACCCGACAGTTTCGTGCCTGGGAAGGCGGTGGCGAATACAATGTATCGCGTGGACTGAGAAGGTGTTTTGGCAAGAAAACAGCAATTATTACAGCGCTGGCCGATAACGAAGTTGGCGCTTTGGTTGAAGATTTTATGCTGCAAGGCGGCCTTGATACCCAGTTTATAAAATGGGTGCCTTACGATGGTTGTGGGCGAACAGTTCGCAACGGGCTGAATTTTACCGAACGTGGTTTTGGTATCCGTGGTGCCAAAGGTGTTTCCGACCGTGGCAATACAGCTGCTTCGCAACTAAAACCGGGCGATATCGACTGGGAATACATTTTCGGAACACTTGGCGTACGCTGGATGCACACCGGAGGTATTTTTGCAGCCCTTTCTGAAACAGCAGCCGAAACCGTAATTGAAGCGGTAAAAGTGGCTAAAAAATACGGTACCATCGTATCGTACGATTTAAACTACCGCCCATCGTTATGGAAAGCTATTGGAGGCGAAAAGAAAGCACAGGAAGTAAACCGCGAGATAGCTAAGTACGTAGATGTAATGATTGGCAACGAAGAAGATTTTACAGCATGCCTGGGTCTTGAAATAGAAGGCAACGAAGAGAACCTTAAAGAACTGGATTTGTCGGGCTACAAAAGCATGATAAAAACGGCCTTGAAAGAATTTCCGAATTTTCAGGTAATTGCCACAACGCTGCGTACGGTAAAAACAGCAACGGTAAACTCGTGGGGAGCCATTTGTTATTCCGAAGGCGTAATTCACGAAGCTGAGCACCGCGAAGATTTGGAGATTATGGACCGCGTAGGTGGCGGCGACAGTTTTGCATCGGGCTTAATTTACGGTTTTCTTGAATTTAACGACGGAGCAAAAGCAGTAGAATACGGTGCCGCACACGGTGCTTTGGCCATGACAACTCCGGGCGATACCACCATGGCAACACTCTCGGAAGTGGAAAAAATTATTGGTGGAGGTAGTGCGCGGGTAGACCGATAG